From Bacillus sp. Bos-x628, the proteins below share one genomic window:
- the murG gene encoding undecaprenyldiphospho-muramoylpentapeptide beta-N-acetylglucosaminyltransferase, whose amino-acid sequence MRIVISGGGTGGHIYPALAFIKEVKRLHSDVEFLYIGTENGLEKKIVERENIPFKSIEITGFKRKLAFDNIKTILRFFKGVQKSKSYLKDFKPDAVIGTGGYVCGPVVYAASKMKIPTIIHEQNSLPGITNKFLARYVNKVAICFEEAKAHFPAEKVIFTGNPRASEVVSIKEGKSLKEFGLDEKKKTILIFGGSRGAAPINKAVIEMQNALKTKNYQVLYITGEVHYEKVMNELNEKGAAPNMITKPFLHQMPEYLKTIDVIVARAGATTIAEVTALGIPTIFIPSPYVTANHQEMNARSLEKHHAAIVLRESELSGDRLLNAIDEIAGDDKKLEQMSCLTKELGVPDAATRLYNVLKEITTK is encoded by the coding sequence ATGCGTATAGTAATCAGTGGAGGCGGAACAGGTGGACACATTTATCCAGCCCTAGCATTTATTAAAGAAGTGAAAAGACTCCATTCTGATGTGGAATTTTTATATATTGGTACTGAAAATGGACTAGAAAAAAAAATTGTAGAAAGAGAAAATATTCCTTTCAAGTCTATAGAGATCACAGGTTTTAAAAGAAAGCTTGCCTTTGATAATATAAAAACGATCTTGAGATTCTTTAAAGGTGTACAAAAAAGTAAATCTTACTTAAAAGATTTCAAGCCCGATGCTGTGATTGGAACAGGTGGATATGTTTGTGGTCCTGTGGTCTATGCGGCTTCTAAAATGAAAATCCCAACAATTATCCATGAACAAAATAGCTTGCCTGGTATCACGAACAAGTTTTTGGCGAGATACGTTAATAAAGTAGCAATTTGCTTTGAAGAAGCAAAGGCGCATTTTCCTGCTGAAAAGGTTATTTTTACAGGAAACCCAAGGGCCTCTGAAGTCGTCTCTATTAAAGAGGGGAAATCTCTAAAAGAATTCGGGCTAGATGAAAAGAAAAAAACGATTCTTATTTTTGGGGGCAGCAGAGGTGCAGCCCCAATAAATAAAGCAGTCATTGAGATGCAAAATGCATTAAAAACAAAGAACTATCAGGTCTTATATATTACAGGTGAGGTTCATTATGAAAAAGTGATGAACGAATTAAATGAAAAAGGTGCAGCACCTAATATGATAACAAAACCTTTCTTGCATCAAATGCCAGAGTATCTCAAAACAATTGATGTAATTGTCGCAAGAGCTGGAGCGACAACGATTGCTGAAGTAACAGCACTTGGGATACCAACGATTTTTATTCCAAGTCCTTATGTGACGGCAAATCACCAAGAAATGAATGCTAGATCTCTTGAAAAACATCATGCTGCTATTGTTTTAAGAGAATCTGAACTTTCTGGAGATCGTTTACTAAATGCGATTGATGAAATTGCCGGTGACGATAAGAAATTAGAGCAGATGAGTTGTTTAACGAAAGAACTTGGTGTACCAGATGCGGCCACTCGCTTATATAATGTGTTAAAAGAGATTACAACTAAATGA
- the spoVE gene encoding stage V sporulation protein E, whose product MTNKKTSPDFLLVVITLLLLTIGLIMVYSASAVWASYKFDDSFYFAKRQLLFAGIGVIAMFFIMRVDYWTWRTWSKILIVICFLLLLLVLIPGIGMERNGSRSWIGVGAFSIQPSEFMKLAMIAFLAKFLSEKQKNITSFRKGFAPALGIVFAAFAIIMLQPDLGTGTVMVGTCIIMIFVSGARIAHFIFLGLLGLGGFAALVLSAPYRIKRITSYLNPWEDPLGSGFQIIQSLYAVGPGGLFGMGLGQSRQKFFYLPEPQTDFIFAILSEELGFIGGSLILLLFSVLLWRGIRIALGAPDLYGSFLAVGIISMVAIQVMINIAVVTGLIPVTGITLPFLSYGGSSLTLMLMAIGVLLNVSRYSRY is encoded by the coding sequence TTGACGAATAAAAAAACTTCTCCGGATTTTTTGCTCGTTGTCATTACGTTACTTTTATTGACGATTGGTTTAATTATGGTGTACAGCGCAAGTGCTGTGTGGGCATCATATAAATTTGATGATTCATTTTATTTTGCTAAAAGACAGCTTTTGTTTGCCGGAATCGGAGTTATTGCGATGTTTTTCATCATGCGAGTGGATTATTGGACATGGCGGACTTGGTCAAAGATCTTGATCGTTATATGTTTTCTTCTCTTATTGCTTGTACTCATTCCTGGTATCGGGATGGAAAGGAATGGATCAAGAAGCTGGATAGGTGTCGGTGCGTTTAGTATTCAGCCCTCTGAATTTATGAAGCTTGCGATGATTGCGTTTCTTGCGAAATTCTTATCTGAAAAACAAAAAAATATCACCTCTTTCCGAAAAGGTTTCGCACCAGCTTTAGGCATTGTGTTTGCAGCATTTGCGATCATTATGCTACAGCCTGATTTAGGGACTGGGACAGTCATGGTTGGAACCTGTATTATTATGATTTTTGTTTCAGGTGCGAGAATTGCTCACTTTATATTTCTCGGTCTTTTAGGACTTGGCGGATTTGCTGCTCTTGTTTTATCAGCGCCGTATCGAATAAAACGAATCACTTCTTATTTGAATCCTTGGGAAGACCCGCTAGGCAGCGGATTTCAAATTATTCAATCTCTGTATGCTGTTGGTCCAGGCGGCTTGTTTGGAATGGGTCTTGGTCAAAGTAGACAAAAATTCTTCTATTTACCTGAGCCGCAGACTGACTTTATCTTTGCTATATTGTCAGAAGAGCTCGGCTTTATAGGCGGATCACTCATTCTTTTGCTCTTTAGCGTTTTGCTTTGGAGAGGAATACGGATTGCACTTGGTGCACCAGACTTATATGGAAGTTTCTTAGCAGTTGGCATTATTTCTATGGTTGCAATTCAAGTGATGATTAATATCGCCGTCGTCACCGGACTCATCCCTGTGACAGGCATCACGCTACCATTTCTAAGTTATGGTGGTTCATCACTTACATTAATGCTGATGGCAATTGGTGTACTCCTGAATGTGAGCCGGTACTCCAGATATTAA